The following proteins are co-located in the Hydrogenobacter hydrogenophilus genome:
- a CDS encoding cell division protein ZapB — MKKALLISALFSTIAVAQPTEEKIRQLEEQIRTLQQEIQKLKEEQKKTEEVRQETDVLKEEIRKLRLEIAMPQLEIKSYSGLGPAASKALFNPKGVSIGGYGEIHFLHNPDKKPKNTVDAKRLILYFGYAFNEKLKFNSEIEWEHAFVEGEEESGETAVEFAFIDYSFNEKLGLRGGLILIPVGIINEYHEPPTFPSVDRPFLERNIIPTTWRELGFGAYGKLEKLEYRAYITNGLKPNEEAGEKVENGQLLQGFKQKGFKAVSDQIAFSGRFDYNLPYNLKVGVSGFFGGVQDEKGKKLGNLNLLSPHLWWQYGGWDVRFVGAYGTTSGADKISQEISTNPACQLGDTAKCTTFPKKFYGFYTQLAYDVFRFLKISDQQLYVFGIYENYNTHASVPDGFEKPSGRKVQVFNVGISYKPHPLVALKADYVRFSPKDAKKQNIYRLALGWMF; from the coding sequence ATGAAGAAGGCACTTCTGATTTCAGCCCTCTTTTCTACAATAGCTGTAGCACAGCCTACCGAGGAAAAAATAAGACAATTAGAAGAGCAGATAAGGACTCTTCAGCAGGAAATTCAGAAGCTAAAAGAAGAACAAAAGAAAACTGAGGAAGTTAGGCAGGAAACAGATGTGCTCAAAGAAGAGATAAGAAAGCTTAGGCTTGAAATAGCGATGCCTCAACTTGAAATCAAGTCTTATTCTGGATTGGGACCTGCCGCGTCCAAGGCACTATTTAATCCTAAGGGTGTTTCCATAGGCGGGTATGGAGAGATCCACTTTCTTCACAATCCTGATAAAAAGCCCAAGAATACAGTGGATGCCAAAAGGTTAATACTTTACTTTGGTTATGCCTTCAACGAAAAGCTAAAGTTTAATTCAGAAATTGAGTGGGAGCACGCTTTTGTCGAGGGGGAAGAAGAAAGTGGTGAGACTGCAGTGGAATTTGCCTTTATAGATTACAGCTTTAACGAAAAGTTAGGATTGAGAGGCGGTCTTATTCTTATTCCTGTAGGGATCATCAACGAGTATCACGAGCCTCCTACCTTTCCCAGTGTGGACAGGCCTTTTCTTGAAAGGAACATAATACCTACAACTTGGCGCGAGCTTGGTTTTGGAGCTTACGGAAAGTTAGAGAAACTTGAGTACAGAGCTTACATCACCAACGGCCTAAAACCCAATGAGGAAGCCGGAGAAAAAGTTGAGAATGGACAGCTTTTGCAAGGCTTTAAACAGAAAGGCTTCAAAGCGGTCTCTGATCAGATAGCCTTTTCTGGAAGGTTTGATTATAACCTTCCGTATAACTTAAAAGTAGGAGTGAGTGGATTTTTTGGTGGTGTGCAGGACGAAAAAGGTAAAAAGCTTGGAAATCTAAATCTTCTTTCACCTCACCTTTGGTGGCAGTATGGTGGATGGGATGTGAGGTTTGTGGGAGCATACGGAACTACTTCTGGAGCGGATAAGATATCTCAAGAGATAAGTACAAACCCAGCATGCCAACTTGGTGATACAGCTAAGTGTACCACATTTCCCAAAAAGTTTTACGGCTTTTATACTCAGTTAGCTTACGATGTATTTAGATTTCTGAAGATCTCGGACCAACAGCTTTATGTGTTTGGTATTTACGAAAACTACAACACGCACGCAAGCGTGCCAGATGGCTTTGAAAAACCTTCAGGACGTAAGGTGCAGGTTTTTAATGTGGGTATTTCTTACAAGCCTCACCCACTTGTAGCACTAAAGGCAGACTATGTGCGCTTTTCACCAAAAGATGCCAAAAAGCAAAACATCTACAGATTAGCTCTTGGATGGATGTTTTAG
- a CDS encoding acyl-CoA dehydratase activase-related protein gives MIMLRILRRNTKTANRDRSNIKVGIPKFLNIWSTHQFWVGFFEKLGVKVIFSSDTSEEQYRQYGKGRITMDSCFPVKALAGHIGELLTKEVDIIFVPMIYSLPSFLKGHVLDTLSCTRVMMAPENIKAGFTKERDEFLSKGIKYVSPFITFGEPELLPKQLYESLKSVIDVSYQEVVDAVLYGLKSLEEFDAYARSKSLEIIRWCVKENRPAILVLARPYHMDPGIGHEIDAEFQTYGYPVLWYNYLPLENWLLDWLFGQDVKAGIIKSYLDISDVWTSSYSSNTNEIIWAAKFASRFPWITGVIRLSSYECGMDQPTYTPVQKIVESRGTLFFKFGELDETKPAGSIKIRVETIAYYLEKYSTDIIQRKLKKLPPVPKELL, from the coding sequence ATGATCATGCTAAGAATACTCAGAAGGAATACAAAAACAGCTAATAGAGATAGGTCTAACATAAAGGTAGGCATTCCCAAGTTTTTGAACATATGGAGCACACACCAGTTCTGGGTTGGTTTTTTTGAAAAGCTCGGTGTTAAGGTGATCTTTAGCTCGGACACTTCCGAAGAGCAATACAGACAGTATGGTAAAGGAAGGATAACTATGGACAGTTGCTTTCCCGTAAAGGCATTGGCAGGACACATAGGCGAGCTTCTTACAAAAGAAGTGGACATCATCTTTGTACCTATGATATACTCCCTTCCTTCCTTTCTAAAAGGGCATGTGCTTGATACTCTTAGCTGTACAAGGGTTATGATGGCTCCAGAGAACATAAAGGCAGGATTCACAAAAGAGAGAGACGAGTTTCTCTCTAAGGGTATAAAGTACGTATCACCCTTTATCACTTTTGGTGAACCTGAGCTTCTTCCCAAACAGCTCTACGAGTCTTTAAAATCAGTTATTGATGTATCTTATCAAGAGGTAGTCGATGCTGTTTTGTATGGACTTAAGTCTCTTGAGGAGTTTGATGCTTATGCAAGAAGCAAGAGCCTTGAGATAATAAGGTGGTGCGTCAAAGAGAATAGACCAGCCATCTTGGTTCTTGCAAGACCTTATCACATGGACCCAGGTATAGGACACGAGATAGATGCGGAGTTTCAAACTTATGGATATCCAGTGCTTTGGTATAATTACTTACCTTTAGAAAATTGGCTATTGGACTGGCTTTTTGGTCAGGATGTCAAAGCTGGCATTATAAAAAGCTATTTGGACATATCAGATGTGTGGACATCTTCGTACAGCTCAAACACTAACGAGATCATATGGGCTGCCAAGTTTGCCAGTAGGTTTCCGTGGATAACGGGAGTTATAAGGCTTTCCAGTTATGAGTGTGGTATGGATCAACCCACCTACACACCCGTGCAAAAGATCGTTGAAAGCAGAGGTACACTTTTCTTCAAATTCGGAGAACTTGATGAAACAAAACCCGCTGGAAGTATAAAAATAAGAGTGGAAACCATAGCGTACTACTTGGAAAAGTATTCTACGGACATAATACAAAGAAAACTCAAAAAATTACCCCCAGTCCCTAAGGAACTCCTTTAA
- a CDS encoding CDP-alcohol phosphatidyltransferase family protein: MANLITLFRFFLTFPTFYAVLEGYERFSSALILLGALSDLLDGNLARRGREKSRWGALLDPMVDKVFFLSVLSAFLYVQKVHPLSFVLLLVRELILSFLRSVSVEKGYMMQASYLGKTKAFFEFLSLFLLSLGSSAGNLALWIAVIFAYISMWDYILKYITFEK; the protein is encoded by the coding sequence ATGGCTAACCTAATAACTCTTTTTAGATTTTTTCTAACATTTCCCACTTTTTATGCAGTCCTTGAAGGCTACGAAAGGTTCTCTTCTGCTCTAATACTTTTAGGAGCTTTGTCTGATCTCCTTGATGGCAATTTAGCCAGAAGGGGTAGAGAAAAAAGCAGGTGGGGTGCTTTGCTTGACCCTATGGTGGATAAGGTCTTTTTCTTGTCTGTGCTTTCCGCTTTTCTGTATGTACAAAAAGTTCATCCTTTGAGCTTTGTCCTTTTGCTCGTTAGAGAGCTTATCCTTTCCTTCCTAAGGAGCGTTTCTGTAGAAAAGGGCTATATGATGCAGGCATCATACCTTGGTAAAACTAAGGCTTTCTTTGAGTTTTTAAGCCTGTTCCTCCTGTCTTTGGGAAGTTCTGCAGGAAACTTGGCACTTTGGATCGCGGTGATCTTTGCCTACATCTCCATGTGGGATTACATACTCAAATACATAACCTTTGAAAAATAA
- a CDS encoding ATP-binding protein, producing MGLNFDSFFAFRFKDGKIQPIEKVHIPNFEELLHIDRQKEALRKNTLKLVKGLPAHDVLLWGDRGTGKSSLVKSMLGLYGSEGLRIVQVYQMDIIHLSELYHMIRSTQNKFIIFFDDLSFEEGDPQVNILKSLLDGDVEERPANAVVYVTSNRRNLLHEIEKAHKFPEEDRIQTLSLVERFGLRLGFFSIGKQEYLDIVKSYAVRRNLNIQEELLFSMALEWAKERYGFSGRSAYQFIRYLEGELMLKSL from the coding sequence ATGGGGCTAAACTTTGACAGCTTTTTTGCCTTTCGCTTTAAGGACGGTAAAATTCAACCTATAGAAAAGGTGCATATTCCAAACTTTGAAGAACTGCTTCACATAGACAGACAGAAAGAGGCTCTAAGAAAAAACACCCTCAAGCTGGTAAAGGGTCTTCCTGCTCACGATGTGCTTCTGTGGGGAGACAGAGGCACAGGGAAGTCTTCCCTCGTTAAGTCTATGCTTGGGCTTTACGGTTCTGAAGGGCTAAGAATAGTTCAGGTGTATCAGATGGACATTATTCACCTCTCTGAACTATACCATATGATAAGAAGCACGCAAAATAAGTTTATCATCTTCTTTGACGACCTTTCCTTTGAAGAGGGGGACCCTCAGGTAAATATCTTAAAATCCCTACTGGACGGAGATGTGGAAGAGAGACCTGCCAACGCAGTGGTGTATGTCACCTCCAACAGAAGGAACTTGCTTCACGAAATAGAAAAGGCTCATAAGTTTCCCGAAGAGGATCGTATCCAAACTCTCTCCCTTGTGGAGAGGTTTGGCTTAAGGCTGGGCTTTTTCTCCATAGGAAAGCAGGAGTATCTGGACATAGTAAAAAGCTACGCGGTAAGAAGAAACCTAAACATTCAAGAAGAACTGCTTTTTAGTATGGCTCTTGAGTGGGCAAAGGAAAGATACGGCTTTTCAGGAAGGTCTGCATATCAGTTTATAAGATACCTTGAAGGGGAGCTAATGTTAAAATCTTTGTGA
- a CDS encoding NAD(+)/NADH kinase, which yields MKKVLLFVKDSQSAIETAKKIQKHLIDRKVSTDIYINRRGVKPKIDIKGRDLLLVVGGDGTFLAGARTVAKYQIPILGINEGRFGFLTEVEKEYAFEVLDMVLKGQIKYQKRVMISAYLKRYKTLRFLGDYLNDVVVSKSNIARMLELDVYTMGEFMMRVYGDGVIVSTPTGSTAYALSAGGPILYPLSENLLFVPICPHTLSNRPVILPSNFEIRLVNLSPDGMAYLTMDGQEGMALKKYDQIIVKKSKHYCLMYPNPKRSFFEILKEKLKWG from the coding sequence ATGAAAAAAGTACTTCTTTTTGTAAAGGACAGTCAGAGCGCCATAGAGACTGCAAAGAAGATACAGAAACACCTCATTGATAGGAAGGTATCCACAGATATTTACATAAACCGTAGAGGTGTAAAGCCCAAGATAGATATCAAAGGCAGAGACCTACTTCTTGTGGTGGGTGGGGATGGTACTTTTTTGGCAGGAGCAAGAACTGTAGCCAAGTACCAAATACCCATCTTGGGTATAAATGAAGGAAGATTTGGATTTCTAACGGAGGTAGAAAAGGAGTATGCCTTTGAAGTGCTTGATATGGTGCTAAAAGGTCAGATAAAGTATCAGAAAAGAGTTATGATCTCTGCATACCTGAAAAGATACAAAACCCTGCGCTTTTTGGGAGATTATCTTAATGATGTAGTGGTTTCAAAAAGCAACATAGCACGCATGCTTGAGCTTGATGTTTATACCATGGGAGAATTTATGATGAGAGTTTATGGAGATGGAGTTATAGTATCAACACCTACAGGTTCAACTGCTTACGCTCTATCCGCTGGAGGACCTATCCTTTATCCCCTTTCAGAAAACCTTCTCTTTGTACCCATCTGTCCTCACACCCTTTCCAACAGACCCGTCATACTTCCAAGCAATTTTGAGATAAGGCTAGTAAATCTCTCACCCGATGGCATGGCGTACCTGACCATGGACGGACAGGAAGGCATGGCACTAAAAAAATACGATCAGATAATAGTTAAAAAGTCAAAGCATTACTGCCTTATGTATCCAAACCCAAAAAGGAGTTTTTTTGAAATACTAAAGGAGAAGCTAAAATGGGGCTAA
- a CDS encoding D-sedoheptulose 7-phosphate isomerase, with amino-acid sequence MIELVINSFRESADVKLAFVETYAQQIVEVGQIIAQALKDGNKLLLFGNGGSAADAQHIAGEIVGRFKKERKALPAIALTTDTSILTAVGNDYGFESVFERQIEALCMPGDVVIGITTSGDSPNVVRGIAKAHDLGATTIAFTGKGGGKVVQIAHYSFVVPSYETPRIQECHITLGHVLCEIIDALL; translated from the coding sequence ATGATTGAGCTGGTGATAAACTCCTTCAGAGAAAGCGCTGATGTTAAGCTGGCTTTTGTGGAAACCTATGCACAACAGATAGTGGAGGTGGGTCAGATCATAGCACAGGCTTTAAAGGATGGTAATAAGCTTCTACTTTTTGGGAATGGAGGAAGCGCAGCAGATGCACAACACATAGCAGGTGAAATAGTAGGCAGGTTTAAAAAGGAGAGAAAGGCTCTACCTGCCATAGCTCTCACTACAGATACCTCTATACTTACCGCTGTTGGAAACGATTATGGTTTTGAGTCGGTGTTTGAAAGGCAGATAGAAGCTCTTTGCATGCCCGGAGATGTGGTCATAGGTATAACCACATCAGGAGACTCTCCCAATGTGGTAAGAGGTATAGCAAAGGCACACGACCTTGGAGCTACAACTATCGCTTTCACAGGCAAAGGTGGTGGGAAGGTAGTCCAGATAGCTCACTATAGTTTTGTAGTACCTTCTTACGAAACACCAAGAATACAGGAGTGTCATATAACCTTAGGTCACGTGCTTTGTGAGATTATAGACGCACTCTTATGA
- a CDS encoding ferritin-like domain-containing protein: MNKKELINLLLYDVALEHSAIVQYLYHIFLITDKNITEEVESIARQEMRHLKWFAQKVVKLGGQVVLDRLEDMIVIGGPDWADMMAKDIDAEQMAIDTYTKQLEIVKDDEIKRLLERVIKDEEDHKIEFTELMELAKESVMLEGEKKADPQTLQVLNKFLKEEYQTIINYLYQFFHTKDCTYKDIMLDLAIESMTHMGKIGEKIGELGGMPDINTDLSPKPLKKLEEQVKQEIEYEKSTGKDYNEEMQKVKDPEVQRLLRFIENQEEYHKHMLSEFFKTMRRLTVGNLKKDD; this comes from the coding sequence ATGAATAAGAAAGAGCTTATTAACCTTCTTCTTTATGATGTGGCTCTTGAGCACTCTGCCATAGTTCAGTATCTTTACCACATATTCCTGATAACGGATAAGAACATAACGGAAGAGGTGGAATCTATAGCAAGACAGGAGATGAGGCATCTCAAGTGGTTTGCACAAAAGGTAGTAAAGCTGGGCGGTCAGGTAGTGCTTGACAGACTCGAAGATATGATAGTGATAGGTGGTCCCGATTGGGCGGATATGATGGCAAAAGATATAGATGCGGAACAGATGGCTATAGATACCTACACCAAACAGCTTGAAATAGTTAAAGATGATGAGATAAAGAGGCTTTTGGAAAGAGTCATAAAGGACGAAGAGGACCACAAGATAGAGTTTACAGAACTTATGGAGCTTGCAAAAGAGTCCGTTATGTTAGAAGGTGAAAAAAAGGCAGACCCTCAAACCCTACAAGTCCTAAACAAGTTTCTTAAAGAGGAGTACCAAACCATAATAAACTATCTGTATCAGTTTTTTCACACAAAAGACTGCACTTACAAGGACATAATGCTTGATCTGGCTATAGAAAGTATGACTCACATGGGAAAGATAGGTGAAAAGATAGGTGAGCTTGGTGGTATGCCAGATATAAATACAGACTTATCACCAAAACCACTGAAAAAGTTAGAAGAGCAGGTAAAACAAGAAATAGAATACGAAAAGTCTACTGGTAAGGACTACAACGAGGAGATGCAAAAGGTAAAAGACCCAGAAGTACAAAGACTCCTTAGATTCATAGAGAATCAAGAGGAGTATCACAAGCACATGCTTTCAGAGTTTTTCAAAACTATGAGGAGGCTTACAGTTGGAAACCTCAAAAAGGATGATTGA
- a CDS encoding S41 family peptidase: MSIPILVLVLILHISYAQDSCSKEALSKLKEIISEHYLWKEKVDGVEWGSLDEAITYLRSKGDRWTAITNIEEDRLWYSKAKMFGIGIRWDDEGTIKRVFKDSPAERSGLKEGDVILSINGVKDKNLWSQTIRSVPVGGIVNITVKRQESLKEFHIVKGEFSVPPVEEVRIILLDHKKIGYIALTNFTTPAVEEFRKALEFLNSQDVDALLLDLRDNGGGLISVAKSIADMFIRGKGVMFYLEGRNRVPDVYPFKDGEPLFKKPVLVFVNRWTASAAELLTVLLRVYDKAVIAGELTVGKYVGSNMYKLDDCGRVLRLVTFAMKLPSGDNITSDVGILPDCVIKAKNDEGLSMALDCLLNRIFEEPSLAQP, translated from the coding sequence ATGAGTATCCCTATTCTTGTCTTGGTACTTATCTTGCACATATCTTACGCTCAGGATTCATGTTCAAAAGAAGCTCTTAGTAAGCTAAAAGAGATCATAAGCGAGCATTACCTGTGGAAGGAGAAGGTAGATGGCGTAGAATGGGGTAGTCTTGACGAAGCTATAACTTACCTGAGAAGTAAAGGTGATAGATGGACTGCTATAACCAATATAGAAGAGGATAGGCTTTGGTACTCCAAGGCTAAAATGTTTGGTATAGGTATAAGGTGGGATGACGAAGGCACTATAAAAAGGGTGTTCAAAGACTCTCCAGCAGAAAGAAGCGGACTTAAAGAAGGTGATGTGATCCTTTCTATAAATGGGGTAAAGGACAAAAATCTTTGGAGCCAGACCATAAGGAGCGTGCCTGTAGGGGGCATCGTAAATATAACAGTAAAAAGACAGGAAAGTCTTAAGGAGTTCCACATTGTCAAAGGTGAGTTTTCTGTACCTCCCGTGGAAGAAGTTAGGATCATACTCTTGGACCACAAAAAGATTGGATACATAGCTCTGACAAACTTTACAACTCCTGCAGTAGAGGAGTTCAGAAAAGCTTTGGAATTTTTAAACTCTCAAGATGTTGATGCGCTTTTGCTTGACCTCAGAGACAACGGTGGTGGTCTTATCTCAGTTGCCAAAAGCATAGCGGACATGTTCATAAGAGGAAAAGGTGTGATGTTTTACTTAGAAGGTAGAAACAGAGTGCCTGATGTGTATCCATTTAAAGATGGAGAGCCCCTCTTTAAAAAACCTGTGCTTGTCTTTGTCAACAGATGGACCGCATCTGCTGCTGAGCTTTTGACCGTTTTACTCAGAGTCTACGATAAAGCTGTTATTGCAGGCGAGCTTACGGTAGGCAAGTATGTAGGTAGCAATATGTATAAATTAGATGACTGCGGTAGAGTGCTCAGGCTTGTCACTTTTGCGATGAAACTCCCCAGCGGAGATAACATAACGAGCGATGTGGGTATACTACCCGATTGTGTGATAAAAGCAAAGAACGATGAAGGACTCAGTATGGCTTTGGACTGTCTTCTAAACCGTATCTTTGAAGAACCTTCCTTAGCTCAGCCTTGA
- a CDS encoding AAA family ATPase — protein MIVVIMGLSGSGKSFVARILHEEFGFEWIRSDAIRKELAGVYERIKVGFGEGIYSEDWTKRVYEEMINRAKVLKDAGRHVVIDATFLKKWQRDMVKEQLGDVLFLMTVADEEEIKKRLSQREDISDADWNIYLRQKEVFEPPEDITTINTQKDREEIKAELRKVLQRYGLEDSPKPY, from the coding sequence GTGATAGTGGTAATCATGGGTCTCTCTGGAAGTGGAAAGTCCTTTGTTGCACGCATACTCCACGAAGAGTTTGGCTTTGAATGGATAAGAAGCGATGCTATAAGGAAAGAACTTGCAGGTGTCTATGAGCGCATAAAAGTGGGTTTTGGAGAAGGTATATATTCCGAAGATTGGACTAAAAGGGTATATGAGGAAATGATAAACAGGGCAAAGGTGTTAAAAGATGCGGGAAGGCATGTGGTAATAGATGCTACCTTCTTGAAAAAGTGGCAAAGGGATATGGTAAAGGAACAACTGGGTGATGTGCTGTTTTTGATGACTGTTGCAGATGAGGAAGAAATAAAGAAAAGGCTTTCTCAAAGGGAGGACATATCAGACGCAGACTGGAACATATACCTAAGACAAAAGGAAGTTTTTGAACCACCAGAGGACATTACCACAATAAACACCCAAAAAGACAGAGAAGAGATCAAGGCTGAGCTAAGGAAGGTTCTTCAAAGATACGGTTTAGAAGACAGTCCAAAGCCATACTGA
- a CDS encoding cellulose biosynthesis cyclic di-GMP-binding regulatory protein BcsB — MKLLAMFGLVSVAMAQPLIKPDFADRLFPYITYSSVWSGTPASLTDVAVPHVLIVYGEKEDPRVVAQAGKIAYYLGQWTDDIGFGVEEVKASKIPPLLVSDSQLKNMNYKNIIVVGTNNQVVKDLGLSFDKPTIQVVQKDGRNIMVVGGKNVEDVIKASEYLSDVRLNFKAGAYRTFFSFVALRGYIEKGEFDAAYRLVKSPTGLSACGKNMSLAAPMVANWSEDVKNVVKTRNAILYSEIPKALQEKDKEKAIQLWQKAMLTCYQCHQGIGIPQMRKFKPLEEIHSKHQRIAESFGLVKVADGQKSCIACHRGETQIRGY, encoded by the coding sequence ATGAAGCTTTTGGCTATGTTTGGACTTGTAAGCGTTGCCATGGCTCAACCTCTCATAAAGCCTGATTTTGCGGACAGATTGTTTCCCTACATAACCTACTCAAGCGTATGGTCTGGCACTCCTGCATCTCTTACAGATGTGGCAGTACCCCATGTCCTCATAGTGTATGGAGAAAAGGAAGACCCCCGTGTGGTGGCACAAGCAGGAAAGATAGCCTACTACTTGGGACAGTGGACGGATGATATAGGCTTTGGAGTAGAAGAGGTAAAGGCATCCAAGATACCCCCTCTTTTAGTAAGTGATAGCCAGCTCAAAAACATGAACTACAAGAACATCATAGTAGTAGGAACAAACAACCAAGTGGTAAAAGACCTGGGACTCTCTTTTGATAAGCCTACCATACAGGTTGTTCAAAAGGACGGTAGAAACATAATGGTAGTGGGTGGAAAGAATGTAGAGGACGTAATAAAGGCAAGTGAGTATCTATCAGATGTGAGGCTCAATTTCAAGGCAGGTGCTTATAGAACTTTCTTCTCCTTTGTGGCTCTAAGGGGCTACATAGAAAAGGGAGAGTTTGACGCCGCTTACAGGTTGGTAAAGAGTCCTACCGGACTTTCTGCCTGCGGAAAGAACATGTCCCTGGCAGCTCCCATGGTGGCAAACTGGAGCGAAGATGTAAAGAATGTGGTAAAAACGAGAAACGCCATACTTTACTCTGAAATACCCAAGGCTTTGCAAGAAAAAGATAAAGAAAAAGCTATCCAACTTTGGCAGAAAGCCATGCTTACCTGCTACCAGTGTCATCAGGGTATAGGTATACCACAGATGAGGAAGTTTAAACCCCTTGAGGAGATACACTCCAAGCACCAAAGGATAGCGGAGAGCTTTGGACTGGTGAAGGTGGCAGATGGTCAAAAGTCTTGCATAGCCTGTCATAGAGGAGAAACCCAGATAAGGGGTTATTAA
- a CDS encoding chromosomal replication initiator protein DnaA, producing the protein MERQDFLFFIEQTDKFAVGIFRQFKIKEEKDSVILIAPTIAYKRWAIEYIRSRLSNYTKRIEVRSVEDKEESTYEYQSGLIEKYRFENFVVGKANELVYKVCLQVGQYPGVSYNPLFIYGSVGLGKTHLLHAIGNKAMEYGYRALYSPVSDFSEEMIAYLKKGQIDTFRNKYSNVDVLLLDDVQFLSGKERTQIELFKIFEAMYTRDKQIVLVSDRHPKDLKDISDRLISRFESGLVIEIGLDDETKLSIIKQKMILYGMPLDQKLINYVFENTGYNVREIEGAIKTLKVVGMKNTSKEKNTKDIKFVVEFTARHFKLKPEDLKRESKERRIINARQIAMYLCKVVLNASYVEISRYFGKKDHTSAIYAVKKVEEKIKEDRKFKYMLTFLEKQLKKELL; encoded by the coding sequence ATGGAGAGGCAGGACTTCCTATTCTTTATTGAGCAAACGGACAAGTTTGCGGTGGGTATATTTCGCCAGTTCAAGATAAAGGAGGAAAAAGATAGCGTTATACTTATAGCACCTACTATAGCTTACAAAAGGTGGGCAATAGAGTATATTAGAAGCAGGCTTAGTAATTACACAAAAAGGATTGAAGTAAGGAGCGTAGAAGATAAAGAAGAAAGTACTTATGAGTATCAAAGCGGTTTGATAGAAAAGTATCGTTTTGAAAACTTCGTAGTAGGGAAAGCTAACGAGCTTGTCTATAAGGTGTGTCTTCAGGTGGGGCAGTATCCGGGTGTATCTTACAATCCTCTGTTCATATATGGTAGCGTAGGACTTGGAAAGACACACCTTCTGCATGCCATAGGCAACAAAGCAATGGAGTATGGTTATAGGGCTTTATACTCTCCCGTCAGCGATTTTTCTGAGGAGATGATAGCTTACCTAAAGAAGGGACAGATAGACACCTTTAGGAATAAGTACTCAAACGTTGATGTGCTTCTCCTTGACGATGTGCAGTTCCTCAGCGGAAAAGAAAGAACCCAGATAGAACTTTTTAAGATCTTTGAGGCTATGTACACAAGGGATAAGCAGATAGTTTTGGTAAGCGATAGACATCCTAAAGACCTAAAAGACATATCTGACAGGCTCATAAGTAGGTTTGAAAGTGGCCTTGTGATAGAGATAGGTCTGGACGATGAGACCAAGCTCTCCATCATAAAACAAAAGATGATCCTCTACGGCATGCCCCTTGACCAAAAGTTAATAAACTATGTCTTTGAGAACACTGGCTACAACGTAAGAGAAATAGAAGGTGCTATAAAAACCTTAAAAGTAGTTGGCATGAAAAACACTTCAAAGGAAAAAAATACCAAAGACATAAAGTTTGTGGTGGAGTTTACCGCAAGGCATTTCAAACTAAAACCCGAAGACCTCAAAAGAGAAAGCAAAGAAAGGAGGATCATAAACGCAAGACAGATAGCTATGTATCTTTGTAAAGTGGTTTTAAACGCTTCCTACGTAGAAATAAGCAGGTACTTTGGTAAAAAAGACCACACTTCAGCTATTTATGCGGTGAAAAAAGTAGAAGAAAAGATAAAAGAAGACAGAAAATTTAAGTATATGCTCACCTTTCTTGAAAAACAACTCAAAAAGGAACTGCTATAA